Part of the Triplophysa rosa linkage group LG21, Trosa_1v2, whole genome shotgun sequence genome is shown below.
AACTGATGGCTAAGCTAGACGGAGTGCTGGATGAGAAAGGACAGAGAACGGCCAGTGACTTCAGCTCTGCCCAGAAGATTCATCAACTGTTAAATGAATTGAAGGAGGCAGAAAAGGGACGTATGGAAGCTCTGGTGGAGGGAGAAGAGAGGAGGAGGCAGGCAGAACGTCTGGATGAGGATATCAGAATGAAGGATGAAGCACTTAAAGAAACAGAGGGCAGATTAGACACTTTGATGGAGGAAATGCAGACAAAGACAGAAGAGCAGCGTAATGCCATAAACCAACTCCAGGGGGCGCTTGCAGTGCGAGAGAAAGAGACTGGCGACCTGCAAAAGCAATTGCAGGGAGTCCAAAACGCCTTGGAAAGAATGGAAAAGCAGAGCAAGAAGAACAAAAAGGAAATGCAGGAGGATAAAGAAGAGCTTGAGAAGAAGATGAGTTTTCAGTTCCAAACCCTGCAGTCCCAGCTAAAGACTAAAGAAGCGGATTTTCTCTCCAGTTACAAGAAATTCCAGTTACTGGAAGCAGAATCAGAGAAGCTCAAAAACAAGAACCAGAGTCTAGATGAGACAATAACTCAACTGGAAGCTAACCTCAAAAACCAAACCAAAAAGATTGAACAGTACCAAGATAGTTGTGCTGAGCTTGAGGAGCAAAATACCAAGCTCCTCCAGACGGCGAACAAGAAGGCGGAGACCACAAAAGAGTTGACGGAGAacaaatctaaaattgaaaacGAGCTGGCTGAATTGAAAGCCTCGGAGAAGCAGTTGCGAGCACAGATCGATGATGCCAAAGTTAACGTGGATGAACGAGAGCTGCGGATGAGAGATGAGAACAAGAGTCTGGATGAACGTCTGCATAAGGCCAACATGCAGCTGAAGGAATCGGACAGCGCCGTCCGCACGCTGGAGATGGGGAACAAGGACCTCATGGAGGTTCAGACGAGTCTCAAAGGATCTCTCGCAGCCATGCAGGAGGAGATACGTAACATCAACGGCCAGATCTCTGATCTTGAGAAGAGTCTCGGGTCTGCAAGACGCAACGAGGAAAATCTGACGGCacaagtgaaagagagagattccCAACTGGAGGACAGGGAGAAGCTGTGTGAGGAACTTCAAGTGAAGGTGGAGGAACTTGAAGAACGGAAGAGGGAGTTGGAAACGGAGAAGAATAAGGCAGAGAGGGCGTTTGTTAAACAAACAGAGATGATCAAGAGTCTGGAAGTGCAGACGAAGGTTGCAGAGAAGGCCCAGCTTGAACAAAGTGCATGTCAGGCTAAAGAAACCCAAGAGATGACTTCCAAGGTGAATCTTTTGGAGAATCAGCTGGGATTGAGTGTTAAAGAGGTGAGCCGACTTCAGGAGGAGGTGTCTTATCTCAGGGCTAAACTTCACAGCGCTGTGGAGGACAGGGATAAAGTCCAAGCAAGGCTGGAAGTGACCGAAGCGTCCTGTGCTGAACTTCGAACCTTGACGGAGCAACTGAAGAAGCAGACCGAAGAGCAGAACCGACTGCATGTGAACGAACTTCTGCAGGCTAGTGAACGGGTCGAGACCGTAACATCGCAACTGGATCAAGAGACGTCTTCACATTCTCGGTTAGCTTCCCAACTCGCATCTGTCCAAGAGGAGCTGGTAGAGCTCAAAGCACAGAATGAAAGATTGGTCCTGGAGAATACAGAGACGAGGGAAAGTCTCCACCGGGCCAACACGGAAATGGCCGAGTTGGGAATGATGATTTGCCAGCTGACGGCAGAAAGGGAGGAAGCAAGGGAACGGTGGGCGGCCGAAGCTGCTCGGATACAAGAACTACAAGAGCAGGGTGAGAATGAAACGGACCGACTTAATGCCAGCTTGGTGGCTCTTCGACATGAAAACGCTAGTTTGCAAGAGGAGCTCCAGGAGGCGGAACAACTTGCGGACAATGTGATGGAGTTAAAGGAGGTGCTGGACAAAACCGAGGGTGAACGGAACGCAGCGCGAGAGGAGATCGCAACGGTGAAATTTCAGATGAGCACGGAGGGCATGGCCCACAAGAatcagataaaggtaataataaaattatcttttttatttaaaactataGATAAATCTTGAAATCGATCACTTAAATCATTGCAAATTCTTCTAGTCTTTgactttttttagttatttataagtttctttattttagtttttaagttttattgtagctaaataatattttaaattacattttattttccaaTATTATGTATtaattatgtatatgtataatataatgttaaTTTAGGTAACATGAGTAGtaatttttagcaattttgttacatttacatttacatttagtcatttagcagacgcttttatccaaagcgacttacagatgagggaaataatggaagcaattggaacaacacaaggacaacaaaaagcataagtgcaataaaaacaaactggtctcatataacctaccacagtatacagagctaagattttttattttttatttgaaagagtagaagagatagaagtcagaacttatcggtcaggtgttgacggagtatgttacatgtttttgtcattttactataatgatttttttaatagtgCTATTTAGGTTTTCAGTTCATAATTTTTGTGCCACAgcttaaattatttcatttaatttattgttgaaataattttggttaaagtaacaattttaatttaatttagtttgttaataaaatgaaggcctagggctgggcgatgaaATGATAACTATATTTTTTGATGGCAGACCTTTATTAATTACGATAGgaaaatattcaatatttatttcagttttagtttagtttttgtttccAGTTAATCATTTTAGTGCCTAAGCTTAAACTTGTGTCAGTTGTTAAAAtaaccattttaaataaatatatgtttttaaaataatatttaggcctatatgtgattgattttaaataacagaaatgtttcgttaacaaaaaaaaagaatcgTCTGCCTATtgcttaaatgtattttttatatatatgttttgttttaatctagCATCTTAATGAAGAGCTCGAGGGTTTGAAAGCTCAACTTAACATGCAAATGGAGAAGACATCAGAGCTGGAGGCCAAAGTATCAGAATTAGAGGTCTGTACATGTTTCAAAGACATTCCAATGCCACAATTAGGCTTATGTTGAGCCATGTGAACTGTGTGAATGAGGATTGAATACAATATCATCCATTTTCACTTTAATTGGCTTCTTGTCAATGATATCGAGATTATCATCCGTTCATGCTGTATATCGCTGTGTTCATCAGTAGTATCCATCTCTTTTGGCTAATagcagtgattttattaggcaGTGGATGTGTGATCTATGTCTGCTCCTTTTGTTCTCGCTCATTTAAGACTCACTCTGAGGGAACTGAAGGAGATTGGGGTTAATTGCCAGACAGTGATGAATATTTTCACTTTCATTAAGTCTAGAATTAGAAACACTGCACACTATTTCCTGCAGATATTTGTCAATTAGAGTACAAGTGCCACTGTGATGATTCTCCCGGATGCTGTTCTTTCAAGTTGCGAAACATAAACACGCTTTGTTATTTTGCGGTTACATGCAATTCTTTACATGAGGAGAgatttatttgcatatttacacTTTCGTCCTTTATAAAACTGTACTGTTGCTGTAACACGGTATGGTGATGGTATCCGATACTACTATCCTTAATGAGCACACCTACTGATAAATGTAATCATTTGGATAAAGACATCTTTTTTATAATgtgtaaatactatagtacagaATTATTTCCATGGTGTTTAGGTTgcactttaaaggaatagttcatccagaTATGGTCCCAATTGACTTACCATTGTAGGAATAAAACTACTTCAGTATTATTGCTATAGTACATGTCTAAAAACATggtaacaaataaaaacatcttactaaatataaaaaacatcttATTAAAATAACTATAAGAATTACTGACttggtatttttgtcttgttttccagtacaactaTCTAAAAGTTCTTATATGAAGAAGATACATTTCTTTGAGAACCCAAATTACCTAAGATatttgcccggtttcacagacaaggcttaagactagatccagattaaaattaaagtttgagctgtcttaactgaaaataaattgccctgacatttcttaaaggggtcatatgacacggataaaagaaatattattgtttgttttagatgtaacgcaatgtgtatacacgatttaaggttcaaaagcgctgtattttccacataccgtgcatgtttgtatctcctatttgccccgcctctctgaaacgtgcagattttttacaaagctcatggctctgaaaaacgaggtgtgctatgattggccagttcaccagtgcgtagtgattggtcgaatactgcaagggtgtgatggaaatgtaacgcctcttaccatatttggaacatcaggttccaaagcaattgtactgacaggtacgcccaccttacttgcgtttacatttgggcggtcttagtcaaatcataccaccaactgacgtagatttgtgggggtgtggttacacgaggcgtttcaggcaggtctgggtgagcattcgctttaagatagaatgcatcttttgttcccacactttagtttttgcaattttacgtgtttaatacatgcatgggcaacttataacacaccaaagacacagaaaacacgtattcgcgccatatgacccctttaaaatatgtcagtgccatttgTTTTGCCatgtttttatctaaggcaatttaataaaagcgacttaaataacCTAATTTAACGAACACCTTGTCTACACAATCTACAGCTTGTTCTAACGGGTTCTTCGCATTgcaccgcatccagtgtggacaaaatgtaattataatgggttctaatgcgttctattggcgtccggtgtagacacagtgtaaggCATAGTactggcttaaactaagccttgtctgtgaaaccgggccattaagtcttgttttctgaaaGAATTAAgtgagtttatgtttaaaataaaaacatatctaCCATTATAAACTTacaggagtagttcacttcaaaataagcccccattgactttccatagtagtagGTATAAATAtcactatggaaagtcaatgtgGGCTCCTTTAATTCAATAAACTTAATATTGAGTGTTTCAGAAATCATAACAtaaaaatactaagtaagaaattattttattgcagtGTGGCATCAAACATCACGGCCGTCATTGCGTTGTAAGATCATCAGCCATTAATTTCCATATTTTGTGGGTAGAATGAAAAATACCGAAATGTCTTTTCAGGACAATCTCAGTCGGTGGCATCTCTGACTCTTCAGTTCTGGTGTGGCAGAATCAATCAGTTGCCAGGTTCAACATGACAGCCCTAGTCATTTCATATCAGTTTAAAAATGGCCTTGAAACCGTCTACATCATTTGATGAATATCATCTCGCCCCACTCGTAACAGCACTAATAACAAATGAAATGTACTGAAAATTGTGCAATTACTGTAGCGAAGTCATCGACAATACAGAAACAATATTACTACAAAACAGCCCTTTAAATACATCATAGCGAGTTTAGAATGGATGACATTGACTCCTAAAGTGTATTTAAGAACAAATGATGCATGGCgatgtaatttaaaaataaaatgagtgagtgacttTCCTCTTGAGATCTGTCTGTCCGTGAGGGATTGAATTGACATTTAAATCATAGCAAGAGCGTTTCACCACGACGTTTGGCTTTAAAGTTTGAATCCACCATGTTAACATGCTGATATGAATACAGATTTGCTCATAATTGGCCGGTGTCAAGCACGCGTCGTAGGAGtgagaagtttttttttttaaacaaatgttacagGAAATTAACATAAATCAATTTACAGAAGGACGGGTGCACCATATTTGAAAAGGTTACTTCGGAAAGGTTTAtgcacactttcattttctcagATGTCTCCTCATAATATGCCATTTACCGTGACACGCAGATATACTGTAATGCGTTTTTTTGTGTGTCGAAATGAAGGCTTAACCAGGTGCATGTATAAATGTGATCTGTGAGAGTGCAAGATTATGTAATAATATGAGGAACGTACCCGACGGTGCCGTGCCCTGTCTGGCCCTAATGTGGACACGTTGTCAATGTGAATGTTTGAtgtacagaatatttatttgttgGTTTGTGCATTTCAGGTAGTGAATACAGAATACTCACGTTTGATAGAGGAGAAGGATTCGCACAACACTAATTGCCAGGCGTTGATCTGCGAGCGTGAGGCTGAGACGCAGAAACTTCAGGAAAGTGTGACAAGGTGAGCGTTCAAACACACGCGCACATTCAAAAGGACAGGTAATGGACATGCAGGGCATATGTCAGGTCTGCTTTTTACATCATGCCAGCGTATCACTAATGCATTTCCAAATGGAGCTTCCTCATGTGGCATCTTGGACCTTGGAGGCGATTCGGTTTTACTCATTATTGGTTGGGGTTGCATTTTAATGCATTCATATGAATTCCTCAATTCTCTGTCTATCAGCACCGAAGAGGCTCTTGGTGACGTACGGTGTGAAAAGGAGGAGTTGAAGCGGAAGTTGGATCAGGTGGTGACCGAGACTCAGAACCAGCAGATGAGAATGGCGGCTGAGTTGGAGGATTTGTGCCAAACCAAGAATAACCTAGAGGAGAGACTCATTGAGCTTATTCGGTATGTCGCGTGTATTGTAGGCTTGATCTCAATCGGTCACccatagttcaccccccaaaataAATCGGTCaccatttatttaccctcaaaacacgtatatgactctttattctatggaacacaaaagaaaacttcTCTGTCCAtagaatgaaagtcaatggagtccaatgttgttggttgacaaagttcttcaaaatatcttttgtgttctgcaaaagaaaaaaagtcatacaagttcaGAAAAACTAAGTGTTAATATATGTACAACCAAAAGATTGCAGAGCAGCGGGACGTTATTTTTCTGTTACGTAAGCCTTCTTTTGTCGAGCGTTTCAATTGCATTTACATCTGAAGTGATTTATAAGTGTGTAATATTACAACAGAAGCCATTCCTGTTAAGATCGCAGACAGACGCAGACGAGTTTAGCATCTCAGCAGGACGACGAAACACGACATCACTCTCTCCATCGATGCAAACATGAGAAAGCTATGAAGAGCAATGCTCTCTCGTGAATTATCATAATGTCGCTCTAGTCAAAGCAGGAGGATCGTGAGAATTAAACACCATATTCTTCTGGAAAAAATACGTGAATGGTGGATGGTGTTGTGTAGCAGAAGTCACAGCAGTGTAATAGTGGGAGAAGCATTTATCCTGAAGCGTGCGTGGAGTTGTGGAGTTTGTGTTTGAAACTGCAGGTCAAGGAAGGTGTGTGATCGAAACGTTATGAAATCAAATCAATATGAATCTAAGAGGAAAATGGAAAGGAATATACAGCATGACGGACTAaatttgaaagtgaaaattgtgGATATTGTCGATATTCAATTAAAACGATGAAATGATGGTACCTTAGCGCTCTGCATTCTGTAATATTGTAGAGATGTACGATAacgtgttttgtaatgtttaataTCAAAAAGTAATACCATAAGAATATATACGTTGAAAATGTTAACCTCTTTTCTTTGTACTGAATGCAGCGAAAGCTATTTCACACCGTGACGGATAACACTCACTCTCATCCGCTCAAACTTTTAATACGTCTAAAAAATAATTTCCCCTGAATTATCTTGACAGCTTTATCAGCATTGGAATAAATGGTTTCCAGCGCGGCGCCAGCTGTAAGTACGCTCCCTGAGACACAATGTGGACGTGAGCGTGCATGAGAGTCCATTTCTCTCACCACTTTGATCTTGCATGCCATATTGtgcttaaaaacaaaaccactgaagtCACACTCCAGAGACGAAAAGAGTTTAGCGAAGCTTGTGTGAGAGCCTGACACAAACGCAAACAGATAAAAGCTTGGCTTATTTATGTCACGTTCCTCAAGGCTTTGTTGTGCGATTCACTTTCATTCTAAATGGTAAACATCACATTTTCTCTGAATCGCAAACCTGAAACAATTAAGATGCCACCAAAGAAGTGTATTCTGAAAAGCACACGCCAAACAGCTTGTTGGaggaaaatgtgacgacatcgtTGTGGATCAGATTTATTCATACGACCCAACAGCAGCGGATGCGATATGACTGAATAATTTCACCTCGCtatgaaaagaaaagaaaatgattgCGCCATTAAAGGTGTTTTAGGACCCCAGGGAACCTCAGATCTCCAAGAGTGCATTCAATTTAGATCCATTGAGAAAGTtagtctttttctctctttataCCTTAAATTGTGCCGCTTGTAGGGGGACTGTGTGCTATTACTTTTCTAAGTGATCAGGCGTATTTCCTTCACCAGTCAGatgataaaacaaaagaaatagtCACATTTATAATCGTACTTATTTCATAATCACTTATCTTTACCATAGCAACTACCCTTAGCAACGGTATACGCCCCAGCATCATGGCGACGTGTTTTAAGCAAGCAGCCGTTTGTTTCTCTGTCTCTCAGTGATAAAGATGCTCTGTGGCAGAAGTCCGATGCTCTGGAGTTTGAGCAGAAGTTGAGAGCAGAGGAGCAATGGTGGCTGGTGGATAAAGAAGCCACACGATGTCTGGACTGCCAGAGTCAGTTTACATGGTGGCTTCGTCGCCATCACTGcaggtaatgtttttttttatataaatacacttagaaaaacgttgagagaccaaGGGCTACATTCATGGACTTCACTGGAATCATGTTTAAATTGGAGTAATgtgacaaaatgaaacaaacatgTCAAATAATTTCTCCTCAGATGCATTTACTGCAGCTGTACAGGTTTTTTCTCCAtgtattcatcattggagttttggtttCTGGCCACCGTTGCTGTGCTTaccgggagactgctgatattagattAACTTCGGCAAATTCCATTAACATTCTTTTTATTAGGATGGTCCTCTGtgtttttacttttgtgttttctttttcatgtaaagctgcttttaaaCAATGCAACGTTGTAAAACGCGCTATTCAAATAAACTTGACTTGAGACTGCTGATTTGGCAATTCTGAATCGAAccaaattgagatttttattttgatgtgttttattgtgttagttagctgtatttttttagttattatggcttagatcaaaataaaccaactgcagtttgattgatattaattggaatgcacaataaaaaaaatatgatttttgaaaatgtttaaaaacagagttatctcattttggaaccgaaCTCTTCATAGACTTTTTTGGGAGTAtttttgtttggactttttctttattatcatttaaaggggtcatatgacacggctaaaacaaatattatcctttgttttagatgtaacgcaatgtgtatacacgatttaaggttcaaaacgctgtattttccacataccgtgcatgtttgtatctcctctttgccccgcctctctgaaacgcgtggattttttacaaagctcatcgctctgaaaagcgaggtgtgctatgattggccattTCACCGGTGCgtggtgattggtcgaatactgtgagcgtgtgacggaaatgtaacgcatcAGATTCCAAagcagttgtactgacaggtacgcccaccttactttgggcggtcttagtcaaatcactccacgaactgatgtagatttgtgggggtgtggttacacgaggcgtttcaggcaggtctgggtgagcattcacttttagatagaatgcatcttttgttcccacactttcatttttgcaattttacgtgtctaatacatgcatgggcaacttataacacaccaaagacacagaaaaacacgtattcgcgccatatgacccctttaatatatttTGACTGTAACGCCTTTACGTTTATCGTCATGTTTTCTATGTTCCTGCAGGCTGTGTGGCCGTATCTTCTGTTACTACTGCAGCAACAATTTCGTCATGACAAAAAATGGAAAGAAGGAGCGTTGCTGTCGCGACTGTTACACGCAGCACAACACCGTGGTGGAGCGATTCACGAGAACCGAActcaacagccaatcagaaaatgACACATCTTCTCATGAGAACACTGCCAGCCAACCAGCGCCACCCTACATACCCACACCAAGAGTTACAGGTAAAAATGTGCAACCTCGCATAACAAAACTTTCCCTTTTAAAAGCATTCAAAATCACGCTGCGTATACACAATAGTAGTCGTTTTGAttttgtataaatatctttgaatGAGATTCCAGGTTTGAAGGCAAAAGATTTCCGTGAGATTTTTCATTCAAAGTACATTTGATGGAGAGAACCTTCAAACtctgaaatatacagtattgtacTACTTAGAGCTCATTTGCACCTGAAGTATGTAAATACAACCGGCATTGTGGGATTGCTGTTTTGCAAAGAGCACTTTATGTTTAAATTGTATTCTGGTATTTGAGAGGTGAATGTCACCAGTGCATTATGGCACAAGGTTATGTTTCTCGAAGAGTCTCACGTTCTGGCTACATTTAAATCTCTAAAAATGAATGTATTCAAACGCTGTCAAAATGTATTGATCAACCTATTAATATAGAGAAAAGTATCTCATGACAGTAGCGCCTATGTGCTACTTTAACATTGAACAATGCTACTTAGAGACCTTGATTTTCAAACCTGTCTCATACTGAATGTTATTGGTTGATGTCAAAGTAAGATGGATCACTTCTTGTGTCCTTTGATCCAGTGACAGATCCTACTGAGAAACATGATGATGGGGCGTTTGACATCATAACAGAGGAGGAAGTGAACGGGGTTTATGACAGCGACTCGCGCACCACCACCGGGTCACACGAGGATGATGCGGGACGAACCGGCGACCTGTAAGAATCAAAAACACACACGCCATCACCGTTGTTAATGTACTGAAAGCTTAACATGTGTGCATATGGTTGTGAATAGGGATCATAACTCAGAACCTATAATAATTCAGAACTGAATGATCTGATTCATAGTAGTATTCATTAAAAGTTGTACATTTTCCCAACAATTTAGACCGTTTTGAGGTCTTTTGGTATATTAAAGGGCTCATTGGAGTCGCCAGGACCTCTGAAGgcaatcattttttttttcttctgtaggCAGTAAACACAATATTTGTTTTCCATTTATTCTTCTTTTTCAACCACAAAATAAGTAGAAAAAGAATCTTTCGTGTAATGAAAGAGCCTGAATTCAGGTAAATCAGATTAAACCTTACAGTAATTTTGTCTTTTATAAAGGTGAAGAAAGGAGTAAAACCAATCCCATGTACACAGTTTCTCTCCAAATGCTCCGTTTGCAGCAGCG
Proteins encoded:
- the fyco1a gene encoding FYVE and coiled-coil domain-containing protein 1 isoform X2, which codes for MAAGSAVGEGQLQRIIRELHDAVSELAKEYKENGEPITDDSSNLHKFSYKLEYLLQFDQKEKSTFLGSRKDYWDYFSDCLAKIKGANDGIRFVKSISELKTSLGKGRAFIRYSLVHQRLADTLQQCLMNQRVTSDWYNSRSPFLKSHLSVDIITCLYELNDVPFDVASRGHDLDSAWPTFARRTLGMTSSPSHMWKPPSRSSSINSLASTYSQQAHEFPGSPDFGPGPLTDMSMQNSSILNESSISAVEELQLELDQSELKQRELLDRIQQLGGESAELHGVVVELQRQLDISLAAQANHQELQKNLQVLAERERTLSHELEVLRGRESIREASHKVLQDTLAVVERKNEELMAKLDGVLDEKGQRTASDFSSAQKIHQLLNELKEAEKGRMEALVEGEERRRQAERLDEDIRMKDEALKETEGRLDTLMEEMQTKTEEQRNAINQLQGALAVREKETGDLQKQLQGVQNALERMEKQSKKNKKEMQEDKEELEKKMSFQFQTLQSQLKTKEADFLSSYKKFQLLEAESEKLKNKNQSLDETITQLEANLKNQTKKIEQYQDSCAELEEQNTKLLQTANKKAETTKELTENKSKIENELAELKASEKQLRAQIDDAKVNVDERELRMRDENKSLDERLHKANMQLKESDSAVRTLEMGNKDLMEVQTSLKGSLAAMQEEIRNINGQISDLEKSLGSARRNEENLTAQVKERDSQLEDREKLCEELQVKVEELEERKRELETEKNKAERAFVKQTEMIKSLEVQTKVAEKAQLEQSACQAKETQEMTSKVNLLENQLGLSVKEVSRLQEEVSYLRAKLHSAVEDRDKVQARLEVTEASCAELRTLTEQLKKQTEEQNRLHVNELLQASERVETVTSQLDQETSSHSRLASQLASVQEELVELKAQNERLVLENTETRESLHRANTEMAELGMMICQLTAEREEARERWAAEAARIQELQEQGENETDRLNASLVALRHENASLQEELQEAEQLADNVMELKEVLDKTEGERNAAREEIATVKFQMSTEGMAHKNQIKHLNEELEGLKAQLNMQMEKTSELEAKVSELEVVNTEYSRLIEEKDSHNTNCQALICEREAETQKLQESVTSTEEALGDVRCEKEELKRKLDQVVTETQNQQMRMAAELEDLCQTKNNLEERLIELIRDKDALWQKSDALEFEQKLRAEEQWWLVDKEATRCLDCQSQFTWWLRRHHCRLCGRIFCYYCSNNFVMTKNGKKERCCRDCYTQHNTVVERFTRTELNSQSENDTSSHENTASQPAPPYIPTPRVTVTDPTEKHDDGAFDIITEEEVNGVYDSDSRTTTGSHEDDAGRTGDLIPNEINPEEQEEISAVQDSEINLLKSGEPTVSVPLDIDEISQFGDGSRELFVKSSCYSAIPITTADRGPIISWVFSSEPKSISFTVVYRETLDTPVEQAKVLIPLTRCNSHKETVQGQLKVRNPGVYMLIFDNSFSRFLSKKVHYHLTIEKPIIYDGSDLP